The Rosa rugosa chromosome 1, drRosRugo1.1, whole genome shotgun sequence genomic sequence ATAAAAGCAAGGGTAATTCACTGAAGGCTGTAGCTTATAATCCTGACGAAGTCATGCAAGCTTGTGTTGAAATGGTTGTAGTTGATGAGCTTCCTTTTAGCTTTGTTGAGAAGCAAGGGTTTAGGAAGTTCTGTTATGTTATGCAGCCTTTGTTTAAGGTCCCATGTAGGAAAACTTTAGTGAAAGACTTTCTGAAGTTGTATGATAAGacaaagaagaaattgaaatcgGATTTGTCACATCATAGAGTCTGCCTAACTACTGACACTTGGACAAGTGTGCAGAATTTCAATTACATGGTGCTAACAGCACACTTTATAGATGATGAGTGGGTTATGCATAAGAGGATTATCAATTTCTGCACTATCCATAACCATAGTGGAAATTCAATAGGGATGTTGATAGAGTCTTGTTTGATTCAGTGGGGGATAAACAAGGTTTTAACCATCACAGTAGATAATGCGGCTGCTAATAAGTGTGCTCTTGAGTTTGTTAGGTCCAAACTTAACAAAAGGGGAAAATCGGAATCAATCTTAGAGGGAAAGTTCATGCATGTTAGGTGTACTGCTCATATTTGTAACTTGATTGTTGGAAGTGGGTTGAAGAGGTTGAATAGGGCAGTGCTAGCCATTAGAAATGCTGTAAAGTTTGTTAGGTCTTCGTCATCTAGGCTGGATAGTTTTAAGGCATGTGTAGCAAAGGAACAAGTCCCTTGCAAAGGCTTGGTGGTTATGGATGTTCCCACAAGGTGGAATTCAACATTCTTAATGTTGGAAGCTGCCTTGAAGTTCAAAAAAGTCTTTGGAAGGATGCTAGAGGAAACTGATAGTGGCTTTGCTGCATATTTTAGTGAGCCTGAGGAAGAGTATGATGAGGAAGGGAATCCGGTTCCAGTCAAAGGCAATAGAAATAGAGTTGGGCCACCGACAAATGAAGAATGGGATAAGGCAGAGGTGTTTGTGCATTTTCTTAGGGTTTTTTATGAAGTTACTTTGAGGGTCAGTGCAAGTAATCATCCCACAATCCATACTACTTTCCATGATGTGTTGTCCATGGAAACTGAGATCAACAAGCTATTTATTGCACCTGAAATGCAAACAGGGAGTGAAACTGAGAAAGTGTTGACTGATATGGCAGGACACATGAGTTCCAAATTTCTCAAATATTATGGCAGCTTCAAGGATCTAAATCCTTTGGTGTTTATGGGGCTTGTGCTTGATCCCAGATTCAAGCTTCTTAATATCACTCATTTGTTGAAAAAAGAGGGGTATGATAATGACATTGTGGAAGCAAAAGGCAAGGAGTTAAGGGATGTGTTGATGTCATTGTATGAAGCTTATGCACCAAAGGATGCCCCTGCAAAGAAAAGGGAGGTTTTAACTTCAACTTCACAAAGCACAGTAACAAGCAGTGACAGCAGAGGAAGAGCATCAATCTTGAGTGATTGGAGAAAAGTTGTTTCAGAACTTGATGAGCAAGTGGTTGCACATGAAGTGGACAAGTATCTGTTGGACCCTCTTGAGTACACAAATTTAGGAGAATCAGATTTCCCAAT encodes the following:
- the LOC133725342 gene encoding zinc finger BED domain-containing protein RICESLEEPER 4-like, whose protein sequence is MHGLLANLSLLLVRRSKKRGEVGKEGADHLPLPQSSLVVSSSGTSPSIQPAEEDVTQSAAGAATENSSEKVHDNPRGDRKRSWVWEHFEEYTDTKVIKVKGKEDIIQEFRRAKCIYCPKGAVGDYACDSYKNGTQGMIRHINNSCKYYPGRRVVDKNQKLLVGDKSKGNSLKAVAYNPDEVMQACVEMVVVDELPFSFVEKQGFRKFCYVMQPLFKVPCRKTLVKDFLKLYDKTKKKLKSDLSHHRVCLTTDTWTSVQNFNYMVLTAHFIDDEWVMHKRIINFCTIHNHSGNSIGMLIESCLIQWGINKVLTITVDNAAANKCALEFVRSKLNKRGKSESILEGKFMHVRCTAHICNLIVGSGLKRLNRAVLAIRNAVKFVRSSSSRLDSFKACVAKEQVPCKGLVVMDVPTRWNSTFLMLEAALKFKKVFGRMLEETDSGFAAYFSEPEEEYDEEGNPVPVKGNRNRVGPPTNEEWDKAEVFVHFLRVFYEVTLRVSASNHPTIHTTFHDVLSMETEINKLFIAPEMQTGSETEKVLTDMAGHMSSKFLKYYGSFKDLNPLVFMGLVLDPRFKLLNITHLLKKEGYDNDIVEAKGKELRDVLMSLYEAYAPKDAPAKKREVLTSTSQSTVTSSDSRGRASILSDWRKVVSELDEQVVAHEVDKYLLDPLEYTNLGESDFPILLWWKLNGPKYPVLAAIAKDVLAVQVSTVASEAAFSTGGRVIDNFRSSLTPKSVEALICLQSWLRGNDISHIEDVPGIKETEFYEKCEKYHISSASSSVNSCPRPPPKAKGKDASDEIVEPLCNTSMSLFGLYCCKLVILIKFESIRSKVQVLTWLAAHGKVGERVVTIPSGCHEFLGRHLRVQEEARRSEGE